The Salarias fasciatus chromosome 16, fSalaFa1.1, whole genome shotgun sequence sequence GGTGAAGTGACTGATGAGGATTTCTCTATTCAAATGATCCTGAAGCCAAAGAGTTACCaaacaaagtgctttttttgatCGAAGTCCAACATATGACTTACCTACGGTGTAAAAATACGGTGTGACGACTGCTACTTGAACACAATTGATCCCACCAAGAACTTCACCCAGCATTTTGTGGATTTGCTGTTGCACAGGAGTGACCTGGCCGTTccctatttttttaaaaaattaacaGCCAATATGcttgtttcagtcatttttttttcatccaaaccTTCAAAACCCAGAAATCAGAACTGCATCCACCTCTCACCTCTCCTCTGTAGCTGCTGGCAGTAGCGCTCATGAAACCAGGGGACCTGGAACTCGGGACACTCCAGACACACGGCTCGGTTGAGCTGCATGAGGCGCAGTCGCGTCCGCATGTTGAGGGCCTCAGGCAGAGCTGCAAAACAGATATATATATGAGGAAGTTACGGGTATACGTTTAATGTTAACGCTTGTACCTCTATAGCAAAACAATCATCTTGAACTGCAGGTATTTTTAGTGTCTCTCTTAAAACTGAGATTTTACTTTCTAGTTGGGAATCCAGTTTTCCTAGAAAGTCGATGCTGAATATCTCTCTGGCGAGTTCTTCCGGAAAACGGTCGGCCACAGCCAAGGAGTACGCCAACATGACAAGCAGATGTGGATCAAAGGAGCCTAAAAGAAAACGTGTGGATGTACATTTACATGGAAAAGTGAAGAAGGTGGTTGTTATAAGACTATTTACTCACTGATATGAGGAGTGAGGCACTTTATACAAGCGTCGTACAGCTCGTCTGCCCTGACGGGGTCATAGTTCAGGACAGAAAAGGGCAACAGGGTGGCATATGTTTCTGAGTAGTGGATCTAAGAAATGAGACATAAGAAACACAGTCAGTCAAGATTGCAGTGTTTTAGATACGGTGTATGATGTCTCTCCAAACACCTTGTCAGTTTGTTCAATGGCCACATTGGCAATATGGTCCATCAGAGGAGGACACAGGTAGTTCATCCTGGTCAGGAAGAAGGCCAGATCAGGCACGTTGGTCCAGTTCAGCTGGGGTGCCATCCTCTGCAGCGCCACCAtcgtctcctccagcagcatctCCTCGAACCACTCGCCCGAGATGTACTTGATGTCGtccaccagcaggtccagctggtCCGCCGTGCGCAGCCTCTCCTGGCCGCAGCGGGTCAGCGTCTGCAGCAGGCGGACGTACTTGCTGGGGGTGCTGTGGCGGTACGAGGTGTCGTTGCGCACCCACTTGGCGACGGCGAAGGCGATGGTGTTGAGCTCGCCCAGGTTGCACTGCGACACCACGGCGTCGATCCGCGAGACCACGCCGTCGTCGAGCCGCGGGCTGGGCAGCAGCGACAGCACGCGGGTCAGCATGGTCACTTCATACGGGAGGAAGCTCTTCTGCAGAAACCTGCAGGACGAAGCACACATCAGTCATGCTGAAATGAACCTACAGGCACCGTTTTCTTAAACACTTACTGGATCAAAATGTCCCGGAGCTTGTTGAAGAGTTCGGGGTTTTGATACTGAGACATCAGAAGGGCTTGAGCGATTCGGGACACTTCCATTGACTTGTAGACAGAGAGGTTTCTTTGGATCACGGAAGCAACTCTGAAAAGAATACAATGACCTATTACCAGATACATAAACTAAACAGTGGAGAGATGTCTTGTTTAGCACATATTTAGCAAGCACAGTGCAGTTTGTTTACAAAAGCTACAAAATTCAAcaactaccaaaaaaaaaaaaaaaacaacaaagaatcCACGCTTCACTTCATACACTGGTTATCACAGAAAAATGCATTGTGGTAGTTTTTACATGGAGCATTTGTGATTTcttcagaaaagttgaaaacCAGTCAACCAGTGATATTTTCTACAACgatctctctttttcttttcctgcgcGTCTTTattcctgcctccacctgacaTGCTTGGTTGACTTTCCATGTAAATTATATATTCTGAAAACATATTTCTGTTAATGTGACACACTGCCACTCACTTATTCAGTAAGCTGAGATTCCTGCTCTGAATCTCCTCCAGAGTCTCTGCTATGGCCACTGCCTGCTGCGCGTTGAGCTCATCCGCCAGCAGCAGGGCCGTATTCTCCAACCTGAAATGATTGAAACAGCAGTTAACCATTAGGACTTAAAGAACAGTAATGGATTTATAGACACGCCTAAATTCACCACCGATTATACGAACCCTTGTCTGATCTCCGGACTGGCCATGGGAGCCAGAGACACAAACAGTTTGGTGAATGAATAAGGATCCGTGCAGGAATCAACGAGCTCAATCAGCCTCCGCTTGGCGGCCAGCCTGAAGTCACAGTTATTGAACTGCAGGGATTGATACAGCCCCAGGATGAGGCTGATATTCTCAGCATCCAGTCGGGGAATGTTATGCAGGAGGATCGCGTGGCACTTCTCCAGCAGAGGTCTGTGAATGTACTTGATGCTGCGCAGAAACTGCAGCATCCTGCGGGGGCTGTTGTAGTTCGAGGGACCCATGGTGAGCAGGAGATGATCTGCTCTGCTGATGAGAGCGTCTCGCAGCCGGGGAGACACCATGGAGGACACGCTGGTCATCAGAGCAGTCAAGACCCTGCAAAAACAATCATGCAGAAAACTAAACACACGAGCCACAAAGAGGCTTCATTTATCGATCTCATGACAAACCTGGGGTCATCA is a genomic window containing:
- the fastkd1 gene encoding FAST kinase domain-containing protein 1, mitochondrial, with product MLRLRGATLCLRRLLTGGAVDRHQVLEQLRGCSAEDQVFDVVGKNKAKLTVDHVSCAVGMLWQFQKEKPQLLRTVALTKAHPEFLTLRVLAENKIALMDDLVLVDVLYAFLRLNVEEHDSLIQQLVSEAWLRLERLPMASLSKFAVCLSDQHLQHSPLMGKITNIMAQKLSSIDDPRVLTALMTSVSSMVSPRLRDALISRADHLLLTMGPSNYNSPRRMLQFLRSIKYIHRPLLEKCHAILLHNIPRLDAENISLILGLYQSLQFNNCDFRLAAKRRLIELVDSCTDPYSFTKLFVSLAPMASPEIRQGLENTALLLADELNAQQAVAIAETLEEIQSRNLSLLNKVASVIQRNLSVYKSMEVSRIAQALLMSQYQNPELFNKLRDILIQFLQKSFLPYEVTMLTRVLSLLPSPRLDDGVVSRIDAVVSQCNLGELNTIAFAVAKWVRNDTSYRHSTPSKYVRLLQTLTRCGQERLRTADQLDLLVDDIKYISGEWFEEMLLEETMVALQRMAPQLNWTNVPDLAFFLTRMNYLCPPLMDHIANVAIEQTDKIHYSETYATLLPFSVLNYDPVRADELYDACIKCLTPHISSFDPHLLVMLAYSLAVADRFPEELAREIFSIDFLGKLDSQLETLPEALNMRTRLRLMQLNRAVCLECPEFQVPWFHERYCQQLQRRGNGQVTPVQQQIHKMLGEVLGGINCVQVAVVTPYFYTVDFECKLDRHLQPLSYSESNTLQMLDRGKAGWDVSSPEGVRDELPPGAQRVAVDFLDSKSFCKNSHHVKGEVLMRKRHLEILGYRVVQIPHFEWNSMELSTHDAWKDYLKKKILG